One genomic region from Candidatus Endomicrobiellum trichonymphae encodes:
- the der gene encoding ribosome biogenesis GTPase Der has translation MLMLTKVAIVGRPNVGKSALFNRLIGRKKAIIHETPGTTRDRNDHEVSWRDKNFIATDTAGWSTDISAFSKDMSRQLDIAVEKSDIVLFVVDGKTGAHPTDVQIAQQIRLKRKKTILVVNKIDTQAEEIKGYEFYELGFDDVIFVSANHGRSVHDLLDKIWENIKYDRKEKNTWKTLKIILVGKPNVGKSSFINTVAKEERSIVHDTPGTTRDSLTARIQSDGKEYILTDTAGLHRGNKTKDGMEYLSNLSTGHAIEDADVAVLIADASQGIGETEVKIARLLLEKKKPVIVTVNKWDLIEEKEEAAKYFTGQLRERIKFMNWADIIFISAKTGQRLGRIFQEAKLVFEQYSKQLTKEELNDVIRDALAKKPYTNKGRTLKIKEYVQATSKPPVFIFSVNDTDLVHFSYERFLENCLRAKFDFHGTPIVLKFRNYYKKKMD, from the coding sequence ATGTTAATGTTAACAAAAGTCGCTATAGTGGGCAGGCCAAATGTTGGTAAATCTGCTCTTTTCAACAGACTTATAGGAAGAAAAAAAGCTATCATCCACGAAACGCCCGGCACAACAAGAGATAGAAATGATCATGAAGTCTCTTGGAGAGATAAAAATTTTATTGCTACGGATACCGCCGGCTGGAGTACGGATATTTCGGCGTTCTCAAAAGATATGTCGCGGCAGCTTGATATTGCTGTTGAAAAATCTGATATAGTGTTGTTTGTTGTTGATGGAAAGACAGGTGCTCATCCGACAGACGTCCAGATTGCTCAGCAAATAAGACTCAAACGAAAAAAAACGATTCTTGTCGTAAATAAAATAGATACGCAAGCGGAAGAAATCAAAGGATACGAATTCTACGAACTTGGTTTTGATGATGTCATTTTTGTATCCGCAAACCATGGAAGAAGCGTACACGATTTACTGGATAAAATCTGGGAAAATATCAAATATGACAGAAAAGAAAAAAACACATGGAAAACATTAAAAATTATTCTTGTAGGAAAACCAAACGTAGGGAAATCTTCTTTTATTAATACTGTTGCTAAAGAAGAAAGAAGTATTGTTCACGATACTCCAGGAACCACAAGAGATTCCCTTACAGCGCGCATTCAAAGTGACGGTAAAGAATACATCTTGACAGATACCGCCGGACTTCATAGAGGCAACAAGACAAAAGATGGTATGGAATATCTTTCAAATTTAAGCACAGGTCATGCTATTGAAGACGCCGATGTCGCCGTTTTAATCGCAGACGCTTCTCAGGGAATAGGCGAAACCGAAGTCAAAATTGCAAGACTCCTGCTTGAAAAAAAGAAACCGGTTATCGTAACCGTAAATAAATGGGACTTAATAGAAGAAAAAGAAGAAGCAGCAAAATATTTTACAGGGCAGCTGAGAGAAAGAATAAAATTTATGAACTGGGCGGATATTATTTTTATATCTGCAAAAACAGGACAGAGATTAGGCAGAATATTTCAGGAAGCGAAGCTTGTTTTTGAACAGTATTCAAAACAATTGACTAAGGAAGAACTCAATGATGTTATAAGAGACGCTCTTGCCAAAAAGCCTTATACGAACAAAGGCAGAACTTTGAAGATTAAAGAATATGTACAGGCGACTTCAAAACCTCCTGTATTCATTTTTTCGGTCAATGATACAGATCTTGTGCATTTTTCTTATGAGAGATTTCTTGAGAACTGTTTAAGGGCAAAATTCGATTTTCACGGAACTCCGATAGTTTTAAAATTCAGAAATTATTACAAAAAGAAAATGGATTAA
- a CDS encoding NAD(P)H-dependent glycerol-3-phosphate dehydrogenase — MKITVLGAGSWGATLAALLFENGHDVTLWEFDAKRAKDLQDRKIKPFNAGTNLPSALVVTNSIKSLKNSEAVLFVIPSQYVRSLCLHLKNNGILLDGKLIISATKGIENKTLLRMSEVIDEIFKGVYRNIAVLSGPSHAEEVCRKIPTTVTSTALNLETAERCRMIFMNEYFRIYNQNDIIGVEIGSALKNVFAVASGIVDGLKYGDNTKAAIISRGLKELSRVGIALGGKEQTFYGLSGVGDLMVTCFSKHSRNRAIGQAIGEGKTLDEAEKNLGMVAEGVKNTISAYEIGKKLNIELPIINEVYAVLFEGKNPLKAVSDLMTRCPCHE, encoded by the coding sequence ATGAAAATTACTGTTTTGGGAGCAGGTTCGTGGGGAGCAACGCTTGCTGCTCTTTTATTTGAAAATGGACATGATGTTACTCTCTGGGAATTTGATGCAAAAAGGGCAAAGGACTTACAGGACAGAAAAATAAAACCGTTTAATGCAGGCACTAACTTACCTTCAGCGCTGGTTGTGACAAACAGCATAAAAAGCTTAAAAAACAGCGAAGCCGTTTTGTTTGTAATCCCTTCGCAGTATGTGAGATCGTTGTGCCTGCATCTAAAAAATAACGGAATATTGCTTGACGGAAAACTTATAATCAGCGCGACAAAAGGCATAGAAAATAAAACTCTTTTGAGAATGTCTGAAGTAATAGACGAAATTTTTAAGGGAGTTTACAGAAATATTGCAGTTCTTTCAGGACCGAGCCATGCTGAGGAAGTATGCAGAAAAATACCTACTACAGTTACATCAACAGCGTTAAATCTTGAAACTGCAGAAAGATGCAGAATGATTTTTATGAATGAATATTTCAGGATCTATAATCAAAACGATATCATAGGAGTTGAAATCGGATCCGCATTAAAGAATGTTTTTGCGGTAGCTTCCGGAATAGTAGATGGATTAAAATACGGCGACAATACAAAAGCTGCAATTATTTCAAGAGGTCTTAAAGAACTTTCAAGAGTTGGGATTGCTTTAGGCGGCAAAGAGCAGACTTTTTACGGACTATCCGGAGTGGGCGATTTAATGGTTACCTGTTTTTCAAAACATTCAAGAAATCGTGCCATAGGACAGGCTATAGGAGAAGGTAAAACTTTAGATGAAGCTGAAAAAAATCTCGGCATGGTTGCCGAAGGCGTAAAAAACACAATAAGTGCTTATGAAATAGGGAAAAAACTCAATATCGAACTTCCTATAATAAATGAAGTGTACGCAGTCTTATTTGAGGGTAAAAATCCTCTTAAAGCTGTAAGCGATTTAATGACAAGATGTCCATGTCACGAATAA
- the plsY gene encoding glycerol-3-phosphate 1-O-acyltransferase PlsY, whose translation MLIKILYIIITYLCGSIPSAYIVAKANGKVDIRTVGSGNSGATNVFREIGKCAGVITLIADILKGFIPVYFATFIDNSFSYSVAVAAAAMVGHVFTIFLKFKGGKGVATGLGVFFALMRWPSLIALAIFGLTFVFSRYVSLGSICAVISLPLTSYFLGYSAEVVIFTFAITLLIIYRHRTNIKRLIERSENKLRIFKKK comes from the coding sequence ATGCTAATAAAGATTTTATATATTATTATTACATATTTATGCGGTTCAATTCCTTCTGCCTACATTGTTGCAAAAGCAAACGGAAAAGTTGACATACGCACTGTAGGCTCGGGCAATTCCGGAGCTACAAATGTTTTCAGAGAAATAGGAAAATGCGCGGGAGTTATAACACTTATCGCGGATATTTTAAAAGGTTTTATTCCCGTATATTTTGCGACATTTATAGACAATTCTTTTTCTTATTCTGTTGCTGTCGCTGCAGCTGCAATGGTCGGACACGTGTTTACGATATTTTTAAAATTTAAAGGCGGTAAGGGCGTTGCGACTGGACTTGGGGTGTTCTTCGCACTCATGCGTTGGCCATCGTTGATAGCGCTTGCCATTTTCGGGTTGACTTTTGTTTTTTCAAGATATGTCTCTTTAGGATCAATATGTGCGGTTATAAGTCTTCCTTTGACATCTTATTTTTTAGGATACAGTGCCGAAGTTGTAATTTTTACTTTTGCCATAACGCTTTTGATTATTTACAGGCATAGAACAAATATAAAAAGGCTGATAGAAAGATCTGAAAACAAATTAAGAATATTTAAAAAGAAATAA
- the secG gene encoding preprotein translocase subunit SecG has translation MSIAFSAFKFIHYTICAGLVLVILLQTAKSGDMAGIFSGGGSDQIFNAPSRMAFIKKVTILMACIFLFTSLMLTKLSPAISVVN, from the coding sequence ATGAGCATAGCATTTTCTGCTTTTAAATTTATTCATTATACGATATGCGCCGGATTAGTTCTTGTAATTCTTCTGCAGACGGCAAAAAGCGGAGATATGGCGGGTATTTTCAGCGGTGGCGGATCAGATCAGATTTTTAATGCTCCATCGAGAATGGCTTTTATAAAAAAAGTGACTATTCTTATGGCTTGTATATTTTTGTTCACTTCTTTAATGCTTACAAAACTCTCTCCAGCCATATCTGTTGTTAATTAG